In the Gopherus flavomarginatus isolate rGopFla2 chromosome 6, rGopFla2.mat.asm, whole genome shotgun sequence genome, one interval contains:
- the LDB1 gene encoding LIM domain-binding protein 1 isoform X1, translated as MSVGCACPGCSSKSFKLYSPKEPPNGNAFPPFHPGTMLDRDVGPTPMYPPTYLEPGIGRHTPYGNQTDYRIFELNKRLQNWTEECDNLWWDAFTTEFFEDDAMLTITFCLEDGPKRYTIGRTLIPRYFRSIFEGGATELYYVLKHPKESFHNNFVSLDCDQCTMVTQHGKPMFTQVCVEGRLYLEFMFDDMMRIKTWHFSIRQHRELIPRSILAMHAQDPQMLDQLSKNITRCGLSNSTLNYLRLCVILEPMQELMSRHKTYSLSPRDCLKTCLFQKWQRMVAPPAEPARQQPSKRRKRKMSGGSTMSSSGGNANNSNSKKKSPASTFALSSQVPDVMVVGEPTLMGGEFGDEDERLITRLENTQFDAANGIDDEDSFNNSPALGANSPWNSKPPSSQESKSENPTSQASQ; from the exons GCTGTTCCTCTAAGTCATTCAAGCTGTACTCGCCAAAGGAGCCCCCCAACGGCAACGCCTTCCCCCCTTTCCACCCGGGCACCATGCTGGATCGAGATGTGGG ACCTACCCCGATGTACCCGCCAACGTACCTGGAACCCGGGATAGG GAGGCACACGCCATACGGGAACCAGACCGACTACAGGATATTCGAGCTGAACAAGCGGCTGCAGAACTGGACAGAG GAATGTGACAATCTCTGGTGGGACGCCTTCACCACAGAGTTCTTCGAGGACGACGCTATGCTAACGATCACCTTCTGCCTGGAGGATGGACCAAAGAGATACA ccatCGGCCGGACTCTGATTCCCCGTTACTTCCGCAGCATCTTTGAGGGGGGGGCCACGGAGCTGTACTACGTCCTCAAGCACCCCAAGGAGTCCTTCCACAACAACTTCGTCTCGCTGGACTGCGACCAGTGCACCATGGTGACCCAGCACGGCAAGCCCATGTTCACGCAG GTGTGCGTGGAGGGGCGGCTCTACCTGGAGTTCATGTTCGACGACATGATGAGGATAAAGACGTGGCACTTCAGCATCCGGCAGCATCGGGAGCTCATTCCCCGCAGCATCCTCGCCATGCAT GCACAGGACCCCCAGATGCTGGACCAGCTGTCCAAGAACATCACCCGCTGCGGGCTGTCCAACTCCACCCTCAACTACCTCCGG ctctgcgtcATCCTGGAGCCGATGCAGGAGCTGATGTCGCGGCACAAGACCTACAGCCTCAGCCCCCGCGACTGCCTCAAGACCTGCTTGTTCCAGAAGTGGCAGCGGATGGTGGCGCCGCCAG ctgagCCGGCGCGGCAGCAGCCCAGCAAGCGCCGGAAACGGAAGATGTCGGGGGGCAGCACCATGAGCTCCAGCGGCGGCAACGCGAACAACAGCAACAGCAAGAAGAAGAGTCCGGCCAGCACCTTCGCCCTGTCCAGTCAGGTACCT GATGTGATGGTGGTGGGCGAGCCCACGCTGATGGGGGGCGAGTTCGGGGACGAGGACGAGCGGCTCATCACCCGGCTGGAGAACACACAGTTCGACGCCGCCAACGGCATCGACGACGAGGACAGCTTCAACAACTCGCCCGCGCTGGGCGCCAACAGCCCCTGGAACAGCAAGCCgccctccagccaggagagcaagTCGGAGAACCCCACGTCGCAGGCCTCCCAGTAA
- the LDB1 gene encoding LIM domain-binding protein 1 isoform X3: MLDRDVGPTPMYPPTYLEPGIGRHTPYGNQTDYRIFELNKRLQNWTEECDNLWWDAFTTEFFEDDAMLTITFCLEDGPKRYTIGRTLIPRYFRSIFEGGATELYYVLKHPKESFHNNFVSLDCDQCTMVTQHGKPMFTQVCVEGRLYLEFMFDDMMRIKTWHFSIRQHRELIPRSILAMHAQDPQMLDQLSKNITRCGLSNSTLNYLRLCVILEPMQELMSRHKTYSLSPRDCLKTCLFQKWQRMVAPPAEPARQQPSKRRKRKMSGGSTMSSSGGNANNSNSKKKSPASTFALSSQVPDVMVVGEPTLMGGEFGDEDERLITRLENTQFDAANGIDDEDSFNNSPALGANSPWNSKPPSSQESKSENPTSQASQ; this comes from the exons ATGCTGGATCGAGATGTGGG ACCTACCCCGATGTACCCGCCAACGTACCTGGAACCCGGGATAGG GAGGCACACGCCATACGGGAACCAGACCGACTACAGGATATTCGAGCTGAACAAGCGGCTGCAGAACTGGACAGAG GAATGTGACAATCTCTGGTGGGACGCCTTCACCACAGAGTTCTTCGAGGACGACGCTATGCTAACGATCACCTTCTGCCTGGAGGATGGACCAAAGAGATACA ccatCGGCCGGACTCTGATTCCCCGTTACTTCCGCAGCATCTTTGAGGGGGGGGCCACGGAGCTGTACTACGTCCTCAAGCACCCCAAGGAGTCCTTCCACAACAACTTCGTCTCGCTGGACTGCGACCAGTGCACCATGGTGACCCAGCACGGCAAGCCCATGTTCACGCAG GTGTGCGTGGAGGGGCGGCTCTACCTGGAGTTCATGTTCGACGACATGATGAGGATAAAGACGTGGCACTTCAGCATCCGGCAGCATCGGGAGCTCATTCCCCGCAGCATCCTCGCCATGCAT GCACAGGACCCCCAGATGCTGGACCAGCTGTCCAAGAACATCACCCGCTGCGGGCTGTCCAACTCCACCCTCAACTACCTCCGG ctctgcgtcATCCTGGAGCCGATGCAGGAGCTGATGTCGCGGCACAAGACCTACAGCCTCAGCCCCCGCGACTGCCTCAAGACCTGCTTGTTCCAGAAGTGGCAGCGGATGGTGGCGCCGCCAG ctgagCCGGCGCGGCAGCAGCCCAGCAAGCGCCGGAAACGGAAGATGTCGGGGGGCAGCACCATGAGCTCCAGCGGCGGCAACGCGAACAACAGCAACAGCAAGAAGAAGAGTCCGGCCAGCACCTTCGCCCTGTCCAGTCAGGTACCT GATGTGATGGTGGTGGGCGAGCCCACGCTGATGGGGGGCGAGTTCGGGGACGAGGACGAGCGGCTCATCACCCGGCTGGAGAACACACAGTTCGACGCCGCCAACGGCATCGACGACGAGGACAGCTTCAACAACTCGCCCGCGCTGGGCGCCAACAGCCCCTGGAACAGCAAGCCgccctccagccaggagagcaagTCGGAGAACCCCACGTCGCAGGCCTCCCAGTAA
- the LDB1 gene encoding LIM domain-binding protein 1 isoform X2 → MSVGCACPGCSSKSFKLYSPKEPPNGNAFPPFHPGTMLDRDVGPTPMYPPTYLEPGIGRHTPYGNQTDYRIFELNKRLQNWTEECDNLWWDAFTTEFFEDDAMLTITFCLEDGPKRYTIGRTLIPRYFRSIFEGGATELYYVLKHPKESFHNNFVSLDCDQCTMVTQHGKPMFTQVCVEGRLYLEFMFDDMMRIKTWHFSIRQHRELIPRSILAMHAQDPQMLDQLSKNITRCGLSNSTLNYLRLCVILEPMQELMSRHKTYSLSPRDCLKTCLFQKWQRMVAPPAEPARQQPSKRRKRKMSGGSTMSSSGGNANNSNSKKKSPASTFALSSQDVMVVGEPTLMGGEFGDEDERLITRLENTQFDAANGIDDEDSFNNSPALGANSPWNSKPPSSQESKSENPTSQASQ, encoded by the exons GCTGTTCCTCTAAGTCATTCAAGCTGTACTCGCCAAAGGAGCCCCCCAACGGCAACGCCTTCCCCCCTTTCCACCCGGGCACCATGCTGGATCGAGATGTGGG ACCTACCCCGATGTACCCGCCAACGTACCTGGAACCCGGGATAGG GAGGCACACGCCATACGGGAACCAGACCGACTACAGGATATTCGAGCTGAACAAGCGGCTGCAGAACTGGACAGAG GAATGTGACAATCTCTGGTGGGACGCCTTCACCACAGAGTTCTTCGAGGACGACGCTATGCTAACGATCACCTTCTGCCTGGAGGATGGACCAAAGAGATACA ccatCGGCCGGACTCTGATTCCCCGTTACTTCCGCAGCATCTTTGAGGGGGGGGCCACGGAGCTGTACTACGTCCTCAAGCACCCCAAGGAGTCCTTCCACAACAACTTCGTCTCGCTGGACTGCGACCAGTGCACCATGGTGACCCAGCACGGCAAGCCCATGTTCACGCAG GTGTGCGTGGAGGGGCGGCTCTACCTGGAGTTCATGTTCGACGACATGATGAGGATAAAGACGTGGCACTTCAGCATCCGGCAGCATCGGGAGCTCATTCCCCGCAGCATCCTCGCCATGCAT GCACAGGACCCCCAGATGCTGGACCAGCTGTCCAAGAACATCACCCGCTGCGGGCTGTCCAACTCCACCCTCAACTACCTCCGG ctctgcgtcATCCTGGAGCCGATGCAGGAGCTGATGTCGCGGCACAAGACCTACAGCCTCAGCCCCCGCGACTGCCTCAAGACCTGCTTGTTCCAGAAGTGGCAGCGGATGGTGGCGCCGCCAG ctgagCCGGCGCGGCAGCAGCCCAGCAAGCGCCGGAAACGGAAGATGTCGGGGGGCAGCACCATGAGCTCCAGCGGCGGCAACGCGAACAACAGCAACAGCAAGAAGAAGAGTCCGGCCAGCACCTTCGCCCTGTCCAGTCAG GATGTGATGGTGGTGGGCGAGCCCACGCTGATGGGGGGCGAGTTCGGGGACGAGGACGAGCGGCTCATCACCCGGCTGGAGAACACACAGTTCGACGCCGCCAACGGCATCGACGACGAGGACAGCTTCAACAACTCGCCCGCGCTGGGCGCCAACAGCCCCTGGAACAGCAAGCCgccctccagccaggagagcaagTCGGAGAACCCCACGTCGCAGGCCTCCCAGTAA